A single Methylomonas sp. AM2-LC DNA region contains:
- the lpxD gene encoding UDP-3-O-(3-hydroxymyristoyl)glucosamine N-acyltransferase translates to MLITELAQHCNAIPKGGDATQAINAAADIMSAQALQVTVLSDSKYKKYLKDSKATACFIHESQADDEIPEGLVLLVCSDPEISFLNAVKLLHPEPAFKRSVSEHAVLADTTTLAYDVHVGPFVSIGQYSSVGDSSTIEAGVRIGNHVTIGKNCRIHPNVVIYDHSVIGNNVIIHAGAIIGADGFGYKFRDNQHIKVPHVGHVEIADHVEIGANTCIDRGALGATRIGMGSKIDNLVQLGHNNVVGRNVIICGQSGISGSCTIGDGAILAGSAGVADHVNIGSRAVVMARSGISADVEPGAQVFGSPAKDRKVAWRELAALSKLPELLQKFKSLESRVKHLEE, encoded by the coding sequence ATGCTCATTACGGAACTTGCTCAACACTGTAATGCTATCCCTAAAGGCGGGGATGCTACACAGGCTATCAATGCCGCGGCAGATATTATGTCCGCCCAAGCTCTGCAAGTGACAGTGTTAAGCGATAGTAAATACAAAAAATATTTAAAAGACTCTAAGGCGACTGCCTGTTTTATCCATGAGTCACAGGCAGATGACGAAATTCCTGAGGGTTTGGTGCTCTTAGTTTGTAGTGATCCAGAAATTAGCTTTTTAAATGCGGTTAAATTATTACATCCAGAGCCTGCTTTTAAGCGTAGTGTTTCGGAACATGCAGTATTGGCAGATACTACAACCTTGGCCTACGATGTGCATGTTGGTCCTTTTGTGAGTATTGGTCAATATAGTAGCGTAGGCGATAGCTCTACCATAGAAGCCGGTGTGCGGATTGGTAATCATGTGACCATTGGTAAAAACTGCCGAATTCACCCCAATGTAGTCATTTATGATCATTCCGTCATTGGTAATAACGTCATTATTCACGCTGGTGCAATTATTGGTGCAGATGGTTTTGGCTACAAGTTTCGTGATAATCAGCATATTAAGGTCCCGCATGTGGGTCATGTTGAAATTGCCGATCATGTGGAAATTGGTGCAAATACCTGTATTGATCGCGGGGCGCTAGGGGCTACGCGTATTGGTATGGGCAGCAAAATTGATAACTTGGTACAGCTTGGACATAACAATGTGGTGGGGCGTAACGTTATTATTTGCGGTCAATCGGGTATTTCCGGTTCCTGTACTATCGGTGATGGCGCAATATTAGCGGGTAGTGCCGGTGTGGCAGATCATGTCAATATTGGCTCAAGAGCAGTCGTTATGGCACGTAGCGGCATCTCTGCGGACGTAGAGCCGGGCGCTCAGGTGTTTGGTAGTCCAGCTAAGGATCGCAAGGTGGCTTGGCGGGAGTTGGCCGCGCTTAGTAAGTTACCGGAACTGTTGCAAAAATTTAAAAGCCTGGAAAGCAGGGTTAAGCATTTGGAAGAATAA
- a CDS encoding fused MFS/spermidine synthase gives MNSQPQTSQSPAFSPVLLFAGTLFISATLMFVLQPMFGKILLPLLGGTPAVWNTCMVFYQTLLFLGYLYAHWLTGKHTSQRQIQIHTAVLIISMIALPVALPAEVTPPTDSNPTFWLIWTLLLAIGLPFFVVSTTAPLLQKWFSQCGHRNSHDPYFLYAASNAGSLLALLSYPFFIEPHIGLAQQRVIWSVGFGLLEVLIILCALRLWRTVGQIEESAIDVSEAATDVQLPVQRQLHWLVLAFVPSSLLLGFTQFISTDIASVPLLWIVPLTLYLLSFILVFCKWAKIIHNLMLIAQPAVLVVFITYSFIDPALLPYWLDLILHALAFFLAVMVCHGELAKHRPNTRYLTRFYLVMSFGGMLGGLFNTFVAPFIFNAVYEYPLMIVSALFLRPGFFTGKWYFKSIFPLLVFGLGLIIYYSVDQLFDYLDVIGGVLILLAGLSYSLRQSPLALGLLTAVILIFAMGLHGLASNTLFQQRSFFGVLSVRETVIADENQHPEKVRELYHGTTKHGAERLTAANITTPLTYYSRPGPIGQLFNEYSGENENWTIGAVGLGAGALACYSKEHQHWRFYEIDPMVVEVAKNPKWFNYLNRCNNQADMIVGDARLSLQKEPDHSFDLLIMDAFSSDAVPMHLLTREAFQLYFSKLKDDGLLAFHITNRHLALKKVLADHVEQLHLAALLQEFKPEVDVPLVVATDWVVISKHQERLQLLQQSRLGHWQKLPLSFGLEPWTDDFTHIIGIWK, from the coding sequence ATGAATAGTCAGCCGCAAACCTCTCAGTCTCCAGCCTTTTCTCCGGTATTATTGTTTGCCGGAACTTTATTTATCAGCGCGACTTTAATGTTTGTGTTGCAGCCCATGTTTGGCAAAATTCTGTTGCCGCTATTGGGGGGAACTCCCGCTGTATGGAACACATGTATGGTGTTTTATCAGACCTTGTTGTTTTTGGGGTATCTGTATGCGCACTGGCTGACTGGTAAACATACCAGTCAGCGCCAAATCCAGATACATACAGCAGTGTTGATTATCAGCATGATTGCTTTGCCCGTAGCCCTGCCTGCAGAGGTTACTCCGCCAACGGATAGTAATCCTACGTTTTGGTTGATCTGGACCCTGTTATTGGCAATTGGTTTGCCGTTTTTTGTGGTGTCAACCACCGCGCCGCTGCTGCAAAAATGGTTTTCGCAATGCGGACATCGTAATAGTCATGATCCCTATTTTTTGTATGCAGCCAGTAATGCCGGTAGTTTGCTGGCTTTGCTCAGTTATCCGTTTTTCATCGAACCGCATATTGGTCTGGCTCAGCAACGCGTGATATGGAGTGTGGGCTTTGGTTTATTAGAGGTATTGATTATTTTATGTGCGCTGAGGTTGTGGCGCACCGTGGGTCAAATTGAAGAATCAGCCATCGATGTATCCGAAGCAGCCACAGATGTTCAACTACCCGTTCAGCGGCAATTACACTGGCTGGTTTTAGCTTTTGTTCCCTCCAGTTTGTTGCTGGGTTTTACCCAATTCATCAGTACCGATATTGCATCAGTGCCTTTATTGTGGATAGTGCCGCTCACGTTATATTTACTCAGTTTTATATTGGTGTTTTGCAAATGGGCAAAAATTATCCATAACTTGATGTTAATTGCGCAGCCAGCAGTGCTGGTGGTATTCATTACCTATTCGTTCATCGATCCAGCCTTGTTACCCTATTGGTTGGATTTAATCCTACATGCGCTGGCGTTTTTTCTGGCAGTGATGGTCTGTCATGGTGAGTTGGCAAAACATCGTCCAAATACTCGGTATTTAACCCGTTTTTATTTAGTGATGTCGTTCGGCGGTATGCTGGGTGGCCTATTCAATACCTTTGTAGCGCCGTTTATTTTCAATGCAGTGTATGAATACCCGCTGATGATTGTCAGTGCACTGTTTTTACGGCCTGGTTTTTTTACTGGAAAATGGTATTTCAAAAGTATTTTTCCATTACTGGTTTTTGGGCTTGGATTGATCATTTATTACAGTGTTGATCAATTATTCGATTATCTGGATGTGATAGGTGGAGTTTTAATTTTACTGGCAGGCTTGAGTTATTCATTGCGACAATCACCGTTGGCTTTGGGTTTATTGACCGCTGTAATTCTTATATTTGCAATGGGCTTGCATGGTCTGGCATCGAATACCCTGTTTCAACAACGCAGTTTTTTCGGGGTACTATCAGTGCGGGAAACGGTCATAGCCGATGAAAATCAGCATCCTGAAAAAGTGCGTGAACTCTATCATGGTACCACTAAACATGGAGCAGAGCGTCTAACTGCTGCCAATATTACCACGCCATTAACCTACTATAGTCGACCGGGTCCCATTGGCCAGTTATTCAATGAATACAGTGGCGAGAATGAAAATTGGACTATTGGTGCGGTCGGTTTGGGAGCTGGGGCGCTGGCTTGTTATAGCAAAGAGCATCAGCACTGGCGGTTTTATGAAATTGATCCGATGGTGGTGGAAGTTGCCAAAAATCCAAAATGGTTTAACTATCTGAATCGTTGTAATAATCAGGCAGACATGATTGTAGGTGATGCCAGACTGTCCTTACAAAAGGAACCAGATCATAGTTTTGATTTACTGATTATGGATGCATTCAGTTCTGATGCAGTACCCATGCATTTATTGACGCGCGAAGCCTTTCAACTATATTTTAGCAAGCTAAAAGACGATGGTTTGTTAGCATTTCACATTACCAATCGGCATTTAGCCTTAAAAAAAGTACTGGCAGATCATGTTGAACAATTACATTTAGCAGCATTATTACAGGAATTTAAACCGGAGGTTGATGTCCCATTGGTGGTCGCTACCGATTGGGTGGTGATCAGTAAACATCAGGAACGTTTGCAGCTCTTGCAGCAAAGCCGATTAGGACATTGGCAAAAACTGCCACTGTCGTTTGGTCTGGAACCTTGGACAGACGACTTTACTCACATTATTGGTATTTGGAAATAG
- a CDS encoding methyl-accepting chemotaxis protein, producing MSFGSTVIWALQHLNRAFASVEFYGQQKDRIFTHISQPIFNYLASGDLTIVADIQKNLKEIKTEVSDHSGISLNLQPKFIALLTEFEQSTAQELISVGKLPDPQTLLYASEQQQLRHLQTLAEYVDKAQAASQTERLHFLQLITKTQFALNNLAKSRKSFFSSSNAQSLEQINRYLQEINATISALQDLPLLGVMKATTRNDNEFSLGDSPKVEVTEDMAETPRHELTSLLQRYGKELDNALQLTKNKIDSKQKINQQIMNLEQQLLDLQTETTQEYQYFERLCYLIITLFTLLMLIVSILMIFLQRHLSTIISQISTYIDSLAKGDLRLSFLTHSTVTEIKHLKVSLDTLQNYFNTLISRINQESNTLSSYGDNILHVAQNLEIIIADQQQATELAAHQMRQLSSSFKAVASNAAESQTVTSSAQHIVKEGMHEIDQTSQRFESLEQIIDHSASALQSLQNDAKAIEGVLGVIQGFTEQTNLLALNAAIEAARAGEHGRGFAVVADEVRKLATNTATSARQIHSMIERLNQATQTTVSLMNNQQTAIKQTKIAMQQVNQAFSSIQNAISNINDKTILIASAAVQQAESTELITANFNQNADLARETSREAQNNKINASGLAGISGNLRELIVQFKVV from the coding sequence ATGAGTTTTGGATCAACTGTCATATGGGCATTACAACATTTGAATCGAGCCTTTGCCTCAGTTGAATTTTACGGACAACAAAAAGACCGGATTTTTACTCATATCAGTCAACCCATTTTTAATTATTTAGCCAGTGGCGATCTAACTATCGTTGCAGACATTCAAAAAAATCTCAAAGAAATTAAAACTGAGGTGAGTGATCATTCAGGTATTTCATTAAATTTACAACCTAAATTTATTGCTCTTCTCACCGAATTCGAACAGTCTACCGCGCAAGAGCTTATCTCTGTGGGTAAACTGCCTGACCCTCAAACGCTGTTGTATGCTAGTGAACAACAGCAATTAAGACATTTGCAAACCTTAGCTGAGTATGTGGACAAGGCGCAAGCTGCCTCTCAAACTGAAAGACTACATTTTTTGCAACTCATTACTAAAACCCAATTTGCGCTTAACAACTTGGCAAAAAGCCGGAAAAGTTTTTTTAGTTCTAGCAACGCCCAATCGCTAGAACAAATAAATCGCTATTTACAAGAAATAAACGCGACTATATCAGCTTTGCAAGACTTACCCTTACTCGGTGTGATGAAAGCAACCACCCGTAATGACAATGAGTTTAGCCTGGGTGATAGCCCTAAAGTCGAAGTAACCGAGGATATGGCTGAAACACCACGACATGAACTAACGTCTTTATTGCAGCGTTATGGGAAAGAGCTTGATAACGCACTACAGCTGACTAAAAATAAAATCGATAGCAAACAGAAAATAAATCAGCAAATCATGAATCTTGAACAACAGTTACTAGATTTGCAAACAGAAACTACTCAGGAGTATCAATATTTTGAGCGGCTATGTTATTTGATTATTACGCTGTTTACCTTATTAATGCTGATTGTCAGTATTTTAATGATCTTTCTGCAACGGCATTTGTCCACCATAATCAGCCAAATCAGTACCTATATTGATTCTCTGGCAAAAGGCGATTTACGTCTATCCTTTTTAACCCACAGTACCGTTACCGAAATCAAGCATTTAAAAGTGTCATTAGATACCTTACAAAACTATTTTAATACGTTGATTAGTCGCATCAATCAGGAGTCTAACACCCTCAGTAGTTATGGTGACAACATTCTGCATGTAGCCCAAAATCTGGAAATTATTATCGCAGACCAACAACAAGCCACGGAACTGGCTGCGCATCAAATGCGCCAACTAAGTTCGTCATTTAAAGCAGTAGCAAGCAACGCCGCCGAATCGCAAACAGTAACTTCCTCAGCGCAACACATTGTCAAGGAGGGTATGCACGAAATTGATCAAACCTCGCAGAGATTTGAGAGTTTAGAACAAATTATTGACCATAGCGCAAGCGCCTTACAATCCCTGCAAAATGACGCAAAAGCAATTGAAGGAGTACTTGGTGTTATTCAAGGGTTTACCGAGCAAACCAATTTACTGGCTTTGAATGCGGCGATTGAAGCTGCCCGAGCAGGTGAGCATGGACGTGGATTTGCAGTAGTTGCGGATGAAGTGCGCAAACTAGCTACCAATACAGCAACTTCCGCTCGGCAAATCCATAGCATGATAGAAAGGCTTAATCAAGCAACCCAAACCACAGTTAGCCTAATGAATAACCAGCAGACAGCAATAAAGCAAACCAAAATCGCCATGCAACAGGTGAATCAAGCTTTTAGCAGCATTCAAAACGCCATTAGCAATATCAACGACAAAACCATACTGATAGCCAGCGCCGCCGTTCAACAAGCAGAGAGTACCGAATTGATAACAGCAAATTTTAATCAAAACGCAGATTTGGCCAGAGAAACCAGCAGAGAAGCGCAAAACAATAAAATAAATGCTTCTGGCTTAGCAGGTATCAGTGGCAATTTACGTGAGTTAATTGTGCAATTTAAGGTGGTTTAG
- a CDS encoding acid-shock protein has protein sequence MNNHALNRIALLLPLVLILGLSSQIVLANVVPAPEQPAQHTIVANTPEDHAAAAEHHKKTAEYHKGMAEHHHSMASEHKKQGHHKLSKHHAKLAKYHTALAKEHTATAKTHEEHAAGK, from the coding sequence ATGAATAACCACGCACTAAACCGTATTGCCCTTTTGCTGCCTTTGGTTCTAATCTTAGGACTAAGTTCTCAAATAGTTTTGGCGAATGTAGTACCTGCACCCGAACAACCTGCTCAACATACTATCGTTGCAAACACGCCTGAAGATCATGCCGCAGCAGCAGAACATCATAAAAAAACGGCTGAATATCATAAAGGTATGGCTGAGCATCACCATTCAATGGCAAGCGAACATAAAAAACAAGGTCATCATAAATTAAGCAAGCATCATGCAAAACTGGCTAAATACCATACCGCACTGGCTAAAGAACATACTGCCACAGCTAAAACACACGAAGAACATGCCGCGGGTAAGTAA
- a CDS encoding cold shock domain-containing protein, with the protein MLVEGKVKWFNNDKGFGFIQQEGGTDVFVHFSSIISDGRKSLKDGQRVTMEVTSGTRGLQAVKVTPL; encoded by the coding sequence ATGTTAGTAGAAGGCAAAGTTAAATGGTTCAACAATGACAAAGGCTTCGGTTTCATTCAACAAGAGGGTGGAACAGATGTATTTGTACATTTTAGCTCCATAATTAGTGATGGTCGTAAATCTTTAAAAGATGGCCAACGTGTAACTATGGAAGTGACTAGTGGCACTAGAGGTCTACAAGCAGTTAAAGTTACACCACTATAA
- a CDS encoding efflux RND transporter periplasmic adaptor subunit: MIEQTNFLNRLKWIVSALAIGGLLVLVLWVTGAFKAHNAESENEESSGQAIPENAHTLKVSTQAISNTLKWEGEVRSKLAVDINPKINARIVEIRVQPGDKLKKGAIIARLDDRELQASLNAALTAQNIAQAEAAKARADEERVIDAYHKQTASKESYDAALAQAQTAQALVQKAASDALQARSIQGENVLYAPFDGVVSQRLQNVGDLASPTQAIVTFHNPEQLRLEVAIADHCVALVSKGMQVPVRIESILQTLTGTVDEISTEVNPETHTQPIKISLPITSGLQQGQIGSLELSCQATQQALLIPISALLEFGQLQAVKIVDGDQTHIHHIRIGKRYGDQLEVLSGLHEGDEIMVDVVP, from the coding sequence ATGATTGAACAAACAAACTTTTTAAATCGTCTTAAATGGATAGTGTCGGCACTGGCTATTGGTGGCTTGTTGGTGTTGGTTTTATGGGTTACAGGGGCTTTTAAAGCCCATAATGCTGAATCAGAGAACGAAGAGAGTAGTGGGCAAGCAATACCCGAAAATGCCCACACGCTTAAAGTCAGTACCCAGGCAATTAGTAATACTCTTAAATGGGAAGGGGAAGTGCGTTCCAAATTAGCGGTAGATATTAATCCTAAAATTAATGCACGTATCGTTGAAATTAGGGTACAGCCTGGCGATAAACTAAAAAAAGGTGCGATTATTGCCCGCTTGGATGACAGAGAGTTGCAAGCTAGCCTAAACGCAGCACTGACAGCGCAAAATATTGCTCAGGCGGAAGCTGCCAAAGCTAGGGCCGACGAAGAGCGCGTCATTGATGCTTACCACAAGCAAACAGCAAGCAAGGAAAGTTATGATGCCGCACTGGCTCAGGCGCAAACTGCACAGGCTTTGGTGCAAAAGGCTGCTAGTGATGCTCTGCAAGCCAGATCAATTCAGGGTGAAAATGTTTTGTATGCACCTTTTGACGGTGTTGTCAGTCAACGATTGCAAAATGTGGGTGATTTAGCCTCCCCAACGCAAGCCATTGTTACGTTTCATAATCCTGAACAATTACGCTTGGAAGTTGCAATCGCCGATCATTGTGTGGCATTGGTTAGTAAAGGTATGCAAGTGCCTGTCAGGATAGAATCAATATTGCAAACCCTCACGGGAACGGTAGACGAGATCTCTACAGAAGTTAATCCGGAAACACATACCCAGCCCATTAAAATCAGTTTACCTATAACCTCTGGATTGCAACAAGGGCAAATAGGTTCTTTAGAATTGAGTTGTCAGGCCACTCAGCAAGCTTTATTGATCCCTATTTCTGCGTTGCTGGAATTTGGTCAATTGCAAGCGGTCAAAATAGTCGATGGCGATCAAACGCATATTCATCATATTCGCATCGGTAAACGTTACGGCGATCAATTGGAAGTGCTATCCGGTTTGCATGAGGGTGATGAAATTATGGTGGATGTTGTTCCTTGA
- a CDS encoding TlpA disulfide reductase family protein, with amino-acid sequence MSHKFLNLFSLFLITLVSLEAVATENVNRPAPNCTLSNLEVSDKYDLQRFKGQVVYVDFWASWCGPCVQSFPYMNTLNRDLKEQGLQVLGVNLDENAEDAKNFVSHTPPQFLVATDTNGTCAKEFGVKAMPSTFLVDRKGMIREIHYGFRPGEANEFRSKVEQLLAEPIN; translated from the coding sequence ATGTCACATAAATTCTTAAATTTATTTAGTTTATTCCTAATAACACTGGTTAGTCTTGAAGCAGTTGCCACTGAAAATGTTAATCGACCAGCTCCGAATTGCACCTTAAGCAATCTGGAAGTTAGCGATAAATATGATCTACAACGTTTTAAAGGCCAGGTGGTGTATGTAGATTTTTGGGCTTCATGGTGCGGACCCTGTGTACAGTCTTTTCCGTACATGAACACTCTGAATCGCGACTTAAAAGAACAGGGTTTACAGGTGTTAGGCGTTAATCTAGATGAAAACGCTGAAGATGCCAAAAATTTTGTTAGCCATACTCCACCGCAATTTTTAGTTGCCACCGATACTAACGGTACCTGTGCAAAAGAGTTTGGCGTTAAGGCTATGCCCTCTACTTTTTTGGTAGACCGTAAAGGTATGATTAGAGAAATCCATTACGGCTTTAGACCGGGCGAGGCAAACGAATTTAGAAGTAAAGTTGAGCAATTACTGGCCGAACCGATTAATTAA
- a CDS encoding HU family DNA-binding protein, with translation MTKNELITALAAQKPELSKRDVNLAVKNIITLLYKTVCSGKRIEIRNFGSFSIKIRSAQDKRNPKTGEKIRVPDRNVLRFKPSRKLGAQVKTFQQH, from the coding sequence ATGACGAAAAATGAATTGATTACCGCTTTAGCTGCCCAAAAACCGGAATTATCAAAACGTGACGTGAACTTGGCTGTCAAAAATATTATTACGCTTCTATATAAAACGGTATGCAGCGGTAAACGCATAGAAATTAGAAACTTTGGCAGTTTTTCCATAAAAATCCGATCCGCTCAAGATAAGCGCAACCCTAAAACCGGGGAAAAAATCCGAGTTCCAGATCGAAATGTGTTGCGTTTTAAACCGAGTCGTAAATTGGGTGCGCAGGTAAAAACTTTTCAGCAACATTAA
- a CDS encoding type I secretion system permease/ATPase, which translates to MKQTAQVANLRDALQQSKQSFMVAGVLSFFINILILAPMIYMMQIYDRVMVSSSISTLGMLTILLMFLLALMGGLEWVRSRILVLTSNRLDQLLNIRVFDALFIHASNNAGRNATVQPLNDLLQIRQFLTGSGLFAFFDAPWLPVNILVMWWFHWSYGVVALCSALILMSLNVWNEFATRDLLKKANDEALEATQYTQRNLRNIEVIDAMGMLPRLRMRWLRKQNTMLVKQSKASGKAGLIAAISKLFRTMIQSLILALGAYLAIEKQISPGAMIAGSMLLGRALAPLDILIGSWKGFIGTRDAYARLDKLLNSVPLRETPMPLPTPLGQIRMENVAIQPPGCQKPVLVGINLIIEAGQQVAIIGASAAGKSTLVRAMLGLYKPATGQVRLDGADIKQWNREILGNFIGYLPQDVELLDGSISENIARFGVIDAEQVIEAARMAGIHDMILSLPEGYDTIIQGQSNVLSAGQRQRIGLARALYASPRLIILDEPNSNLDLDGETALATALNKLREQSCTVVVVTHRPNILGQVDSIIIMREGQVAAYGPRDEVLIALQRASAATGSVNNATTVPVGK; encoded by the coding sequence ATGAAACAAACTGCACAAGTCGCTAATCTACGGGACGCTTTGCAACAATCTAAACAATCATTTATGGTTGCTGGCGTTCTCAGTTTTTTTATTAACATTCTGATATTAGCCCCTATGATTTACATGATGCAAATCTATGATCGCGTCATGGTGAGTAGTAGTATTTCCACTTTGGGTATGCTGACTATCCTGTTAATGTTTTTATTAGCCTTAATGGGCGGACTGGAATGGGTGCGCAGCCGGATTTTGGTATTAACTAGTAACCGTCTCGATCAATTACTGAATATCCGGGTTTTTGATGCGTTATTTATCCATGCCTCCAACAATGCAGGGCGCAATGCCACAGTCCAACCCTTAAACGACTTATTACAAATCCGCCAGTTTCTAACTGGCTCGGGCTTATTTGCTTTTTTTGATGCACCTTGGCTTCCGGTTAACATTTTGGTGATGTGGTGGTTTCATTGGAGCTATGGTGTGGTTGCCCTATGCTCGGCATTGATATTGATGAGTCTTAATGTCTGGAATGAATTTGCCACGCGTGATTTACTTAAAAAGGCTAACGACGAAGCATTGGAAGCAACCCAATATACGCAACGCAACCTGCGAAATATTGAAGTCATTGACGCCATGGGCATGTTACCGCGTTTGCGTATGCGCTGGTTACGTAAACAAAATACCATGTTGGTTAAACAAAGTAAGGCGAGTGGAAAGGCGGGCCTAATAGCAGCTATTTCCAAGCTTTTCCGCACTATGATTCAATCCTTGATTCTGGCGTTGGGCGCTTATCTGGCCATAGAAAAACAGATCTCACCAGGGGCAATGATCGCAGGTTCTATGCTATTGGGGCGTGCGCTAGCTCCATTGGATATATTAATTGGCAGCTGGAAAGGTTTTATCGGTACGCGTGATGCGTATGCTCGCCTGGACAAACTGCTAAACAGTGTGCCGTTGCGGGAAACCCCCATGCCTTTGCCTACCCCGTTAGGTCAAATTCGCATGGAAAACGTTGCCATCCAACCACCCGGCTGTCAGAAACCGGTGCTTGTCGGCATTAATTTAATCATTGAGGCGGGACAACAAGTCGCTATCATTGGTGCCAGCGCTGCAGGTAAATCGACTTTGGTTAGAGCCATGCTGGGATTGTACAAACCCGCTACAGGTCAAGTACGATTGGATGGTGCCGACATTAAGCAATGGAATCGCGAAATATTGGGAAACTTTATTGGTTATCTGCCGCAGGATGTGGAGTTATTGGATGGCAGTATTAGTGAGAATATTGCACGCTTTGGTGTAATTGATGCGGAACAGGTGATTGAAGCTGCACGAATGGCGGGTATACACGACATGATATTAAGCTTACCAGAAGGTTACGATACGATAATTCAGGGACAAAGCAACGTTTTATCTGCAGGACAACGGCAACGGATTGGTTTAGCACGAGCCTTATACGCTTCTCCGCGGCTGATAATTCTGGATGAACCTAACTCTAATCTGGATCTGGATGGCGAAACTGCGTTGGCGACAGCTCTTAACAAGTTACGTGAGCAGAGTTGCACGGTGGTGGTAGTCACTCATCGACCCAATATACTTGGGCAAGTGGATAGTATTATTATTATGCGTGAAGGGCAAGTGGCGGCTTATGGCCCCCGCGATGAAGTTCTAATTGCTTTACAGCGCGCCAGTGCTGCAACTGGCTCTGTCAATAACGCAACAACTGTTCCGGTGGGTAAATGA
- a CDS encoding HlyD family type I secretion periplasmic adaptor subunit: MSKAFINDNTDEEIPPTDDSSTRLLGLFLVIFLFGGFGVWAALAPLSSAAHAPGQITVENYRKTIQHLEGGIIESIRVHDGDWVEKGQILVSLDDTQSRSQLEVFRGQYFIALAREARLSALRDNKPQIVYPQELLAAKGDARADEAMQVQSQTFRARRLSQENEKHLYQKQIAQLHAKEQGLTAQLSSKDKSTRSYASELKVYQLLLKEGYSDNKIVNELDRKLTDSQAQSAELQSNIASAGLQISETELKVLQLEKELQSEVIKELADVQSTLFDLRQKIHALEQTVERGIIKAPNAGKVLGLAVHTQGGVIAPGSPILEIVPQNEKLLIEAKVSPLDIDNVKIGQSAEIRFSAFKSKELPRIEGKVIALSADSLTTDDAQHMPYYLTRVELNPEGLAIFHKLNLELVPGMPTEVLIHTGTRSLLQYLSDPLSDSFSRAMIEE; the protein is encoded by the coding sequence ATGAGTAAGGCCTTTATAAACGATAATACCGATGAGGAAATTCCACCCACTGACGATAGCTCCACACGCCTTCTTGGTCTATTTCTGGTTATCTTTTTATTTGGCGGCTTTGGCGTTTGGGCTGCATTGGCACCACTGAGCAGTGCCGCCCATGCTCCAGGTCAAATTACTGTGGAAAACTATCGAAAAACCATACAACATCTGGAGGGAGGCATTATAGAGTCTATTCGCGTGCACGATGGTGATTGGGTCGAAAAAGGCCAAATATTGGTTAGTTTGGATGATACTCAATCCCGTTCGCAACTGGAGGTTTTTCGTGGTCAATATTTCATCGCATTAGCCCGTGAAGCTCGGTTGAGTGCTTTACGTGACAATAAACCACAAATCGTTTATCCTCAGGAATTATTAGCAGCCAAAGGCGATGCACGCGCTGATGAGGCCATGCAGGTGCAAAGCCAAACCTTTCGGGCGCGGAGACTTTCGCAGGAAAATGAAAAACATTTATATCAAAAGCAAATTGCACAATTGCATGCCAAAGAACAAGGACTAACAGCACAGTTGAGCAGCAAAGACAAATCCACGCGCTCCTATGCCAGTGAATTGAAAGTGTACCAGCTGTTATTAAAAGAAGGTTATAGCGACAACAAAATTGTTAACGAATTGGATCGCAAATTAACTGATAGCCAGGCACAAAGTGCTGAACTGCAATCAAATATAGCATCTGCTGGTTTACAAATCAGCGAAACGGAACTTAAGGTCTTACAGCTAGAAAAAGAGTTACAGAGCGAAGTAATAAAAGAATTGGCCGACGTGCAATCCACCCTGTTTGATCTGCGCCAGAAAATTCACGCGCTGGAACAAACCGTAGAAAGAGGCATAATCAAAGCCCCTAATGCAGGCAAAGTGCTGGGTTTAGCCGTGCATACTCAAGGTGGTGTTATTGCTCCGGGTTCGCCTATTTTGGAAATCGTACCGCAAAACGAGAAATTGCTAATAGAAGCCAAAGTGTCACCGTTGGATATTGATAATGTCAAAATTGGTCAGAGTGCCGAAATTCGCTTCAGCGCCTTTAAAAGCAAAGAACTGCCTCGAATTGAAGGTAAGGTCATTGCTCTATCTGCCGATAGCCTGACCACAGATGATGCCCAACATATGCCCTACTATCTAACTCGTGTTGAGCTTAATCCCGAAGGTTTAGCCATTTTCCATAAGTTAAATCTGGAGTTAGTACCGGGCATGCCGACCGAAGTATTAATCCACACTGGCACCCGTTCACTTTTACAATATTTGTCAGATCCTTTGAGCGATTCGTTTTCTCGCGCCATGATAGAAGAGTAG